Below is a window of Diaminobutyricibacter sp. McL0608 DNA.
TTGCCACAGTTAGACCTTCCCGTTCCTTTGGGCGATCGATCTTTGGCGAACGGATTTCAGAGTCCGGTCGCAAGCGCGCCGAGGGCAAGGGCGAGGTGCCGACGCGTCAGGTCGGTGGCGTCCGCGTCGAGCCACTCGTGGCCGCCCCATTCGCTGCAGAGCGTGCCGGTGAATCGCGATCGACGCAGCAACGATCCGACATCGCGGAGCGGTTGCGATACGCGATCGTCCGTGTCATCGAGGTCCCAGAACTTGAGGTGGTACGCGCCGACCATGGACAGGATGCCGCGTAACGCGTCCGTCGAAGACCGCCCGAAGCGCACCAGCAGGTTCATGTACAGCGTATGCACCCGGGGCGGCACGCCTCCCGAGCGCAGCAGCGCCACGACAGCCTCCAGCGTTGCGGGTTCCAGCCACGCATCCGTCAGTCGGGCGAGGAGCTCGGGAGGGATGCCGCCGGCGGCCAGTTGCTCGAGAAATGTCGGCGGCAATGCCGGCATGAGCATGCTCGTGTCGACCAGCAGCCGGATGCGCGGGTCGTCGAGAGCCGCGATGTCGTCGATCGCGGTGGCGATCTGCGGCGCATCCGGTGCCTGTTGCCCCTGGAGTTCTTCGTAGAGTGTGAGGCCGAGCTCGTGCAGGGTGGGCTGCAGACGGCGCAGCAGCGTGGGGCCGGCCTGGCCGATCGGCAGCCTCACACCCTCGGCCCCGACATCGAACGCCGTCTGCAACTGGGGGAGCACGAATGCCAGCCGCTGGTCGTCGTCGCGTCGGCGGCTCGGCGAGAGCCAGTCGTCGATACTCACCCCGACGATGGTGACCCGGCCGCCGGCAGCGCGAAGTCGTTCGCGGAGCTCGACCGCCTCGGTGGTGGACGGCGCAGGAAATGAGCGCCAGAGCTGGCCTTCCTCGAGTTCGATGACGGAAGCCACGTCGTCGGCGGCAATGGCCACCGCGATGTCGGTCGCGGGACGGTCGGCTCGTATCACGTCCGCCGTCCAGTTGAAGGCGCTCGCCGAGAGCGTCCACGGCGTGGGGGTCGCCTCCGGAACGTCGGCTGCGCGTGCCACAGGGCGCGAGGTGGGCTCCATCGCCTGCCCTCCTCGAGCGTCCAACGATCGTTCGACGGAGAACGGGATCGTGAGCGGACCGTCCGGTCCACTCTGCAAGTAGGGCACGACGAGCGCGAAGGAGACGGTGACGATGTGGATGCCCGGCCCGAGCATCCACTCGCCGTGCAGGATGAGGCGGTCCTGCAGAAACCACCACGCGCTTTCCGTGGCCATCGCGTCGATGGCGATGGATCGATCGTCGATGTTCGCACGGAGGGACTCGCAGGTGCGGCCATCGATGACCAGGCGGAACTCGGTGACGCTCGAGAGGGGCAGGGAGCGGATCCACGGCAGGCAGACCTTCAGCGCGAAGCCCTCGCGGGTCGAGGTCAGTGCGTCGTCCTGCAGGATGGGCAGAGTCACAGCGCTCCTTCGTCAGCTTATGGACGTAAGCTACACGCTTACGTCGAAAACCGGAAGAAGTTCAGACTGGTGCTTTGACGCCCTCGATCGTCGGGCGACCCGACGCGAACCAGCGCGGGAACGTGACCTCGAACAACTCCTCGATGGCCAGCTCGGCTCCGCCGCGCAGGGGCTCCCGCTCGTCGCCGACCGAGCGGACGATGGAGAGATCGCGGGTGGCCAGCGGCAGCGAGAGCTCATAGACGCGCTGCCGAACCTCGGCGAGGAAGATCTCGCCGGCCGCCGAGACCGCACCGCCGATCACGATGACAGCGGGATTGAACATGTTGACGAGGGCGGCGATCGACTCACCGATCAGTCGCGCCGACCGCTGGACCAGAGAAATCGCGAGCGCGTCACCGTCGACAGCCGCGATCGACACCGCCTCCGGGGTGATCAGCTCGCCGCGGGCGACCAGGCCGGCGAGAATCCCGACGGCTCCTTCGTCGAGCGCGCGCGTGGCATCCCTCACGATCGCCCAGCCCGACGCCTCGGCCTCGAGGCATCCGACCTTGCCGCAACGGCAGGGGGTCTCCGAGTCGCGAACACGGACGTGGCCGATGTCCCCTGCTGCGCCGTTGGCTCCACGGTGAATACGACCGTGGGAGACGAGACCCGCGCCGATGCCGCTTCCGACCTTGCAGTAGATCAGGTCGATGGCGTCGTCGCGTCGATGACTGCGCTCAGTGAGGGCGAGGAGGTTCACGTCGTTGTCGACCCAGACCGGGACATCGAAGCGCTGCTCGAAACGTCGCCGGACATCGAAGCCGTTCCACCCCGGCATGATGGGCGGGGCGACGGGGGAGCCGGACTCGAAATCGACGGGTCCGGGGACGCCGACGGACACTGCCCAGACCGGTCCGCTCGGATGCTCGGCCAGGAGCTGGTCGATCATGCCGAGCGACATGTCGATCGTCTCAGCCGGGCCCCGGCCGATGTCCCATTCGCGGTGCGCCTCCGCGAACACCTCGCCGTCGAGAGTGGAGAGCCCGACCCGGATGTGGAGTGCCCCCAGCGCGCAGATCACGATCGTGGCCTGATCTGAACGAAAGCGAAGGGTGCGCGGTGCCCGTCCACCGGAAGACGGACCGAACTCGCCGTCCTCGAGGAATCCCATCTCGATCGCGGCCTCGACCCGTTGCGTCACGACACCACGACCGAGTCCGGTCAGCCGGCCGATCTCAGGTCTCGTTTCAGCTTCGCCCGTGCGCACGAGATTGACGACGCGCAACAGGCTCATCACTTCATCTGTTTGCGCGCCGAATCGGAGCGCCGAGTCCCTGGCCATGCTTGATTCTGACATAACGGCGGCCCTTTGCGGTCGAAAAAGGAGCAACTTAGGCGCTCTTTGCGGCCACTTGCGCGGCTGCGGAACCAAAGATGCGCCCGTTGCGACCGAGGGAATCACTTTCGTTGATTCTCTGCATAGCCAAAGACGGCTTCCCTGATATTCACCACCCCCCGATAGTTGAAACCGGGCCGCGTTCTGCCCATGTTGAAAGGATCGAGGATGATCAAGCTTCTCTCCCACTTGTCATATGTGGAGATCACGTCACCGGATGTCGAGGCGTCCGTCAGGTTCTACGAGGAACAGGTCGGGCTCACGGTGGTGGACCGGATCGGCGGCTCGGCGTACCTGCGGTGCTGGGGTGACTACTACGCCTACTCGGTCGTGGTGACTCCCGGCGACGAGCCGTCACTGGCGACGATGGCCTGGCGTACCACCAGTGCCGAGGCGCTGGATGAGGCCGCCAAACGCATCGAGGAGGCGGGCATCGCGGGCGAATGGCTCGACGACGTCCCCCAGATCGGCCGCGCCTATCGCTTTACCGGTCCGTGGGGCCACTCGATGACCCTGCACTGGGACGTGACACGCCACCAGGCGCCCGGGCACGTCGCGTCGATCTATCCGGACCGCCCGGAGAAGCGCAGCAGGGTCGCCGGCGCACCGCGCCAGCTCGACCACGTGACGATCGCGACCAGCGACGTGGACGCGTTCGCGGCCTGGTACAATGATGTCCTCGGATTCCGGATCATGGCCCGTACGGTCCTCGACGAGGCACCGATCTCGATCTTCTCGGTGCTGACCACCAATGAGAAGTCGCACGACCTCGGCGTGGTCCTCGACGGTTCGACGAGGGCCGGACGCGTCAACCACTACGCGTTCTGGGTCGACACCTACGAGGAGCTGCTCATCGCGGCGGACACCCTCATGGAGAACGGTGTCCCGATCGAATACGGACCTTCGATCCACGGAATCGGCGAGCAGACGTTCCTCTACTACCGTGAGCCGTCGACCCTGCGGATCGAGCTCAACACGGGAGGCTACCGCAACTACGTTCCCGACTGGCAGCCGAACACGTGGAAGCCGTCGCTCGGATCGAGCAACTTCTACCGCAACGGCGCGATGCCGATGTCGATGACGGAGTCCTTCCCGGCGGCCGACGGGCCGAGCGCTACAGAAGAGGGCGTTCCGGATGAGATCAAGGAAGCGCTGCTGAACCCGTACGCGGTGCAGGGTCGCGGCTGACGATGACCACGCCGAGTGAGCTGCCGGGCGACCTGGACCGGCAGGACCCGGAAGGGGAGATCCGTGCGCGCGCCGAGGCCTATCGCAACTGGGGCCGCTGGGGCGACGACGACGTCCTGGGCACCCTGAACTTCATCGATGACGCGAAGCGTGCAGCGGCGGCAGGACTCGTCAGCGACGGGATCACCGTGTCGCTGGCCCAGCCGTTCGACATGAACGGCCCACAGAAGGGCTGGCGGCGCCGCACCAATCCGGTGCACACGATGCTCGACACCGGCACCGACGCGGAGCGCGGAAACCAGGGCTTCCCGCATGGGCTGGGCGGTGCCGACGATGTGATCGCCATGCCGCTCCAGTGCTCGACGCAGTGGGACGGGCTGGGGCACATCTTCGACCACGGCTATGCGTGGAACGGACGCCGTGCGGGCGAGGTCGTCACGAGTGACGGCGACCTGATAACAGGCATCGAGCACGCCGCAAGCGTCGTCGTCTCGCGCGGCGTGCTGCTCGACCTCGGCCGACACCTCTTTCCCGGCACCGGGGAACTCCCCGATGGCTATGCGATCACGGCGGCGGATCTGCGCTCGTGCGTCGAGGCGCAGGGCCCCACGAGCCAGGTCGGCACCGGCGACATCGTGCTCGTGCGCACCGGACAATACGCGCGCGCTCGCCGGGACGGCTGGGGCGATTACGCGGGCGGCCAGGCACCCGGATTGTCCTTGTCCACCGCCGGATGGCTGCACGACACCGAGATCGCCGCGATTGCGACCGACACCTGGGGCTTCGAGGTGCGGCCGAACGAGTTCGACGTTCCCGCGTTCCAGCCGCTGCACCAGGTCGTCATCCCGAACATCGGTCTTACGATCGGGGAGATGTGGGACCTCGAGCTGCTCGCGACGACCTGCGAGAGGCTTGGCCGCTACGAGTTCCTGCTCTCCGCGCCACCGCTGCCGATCACCTATGCGGTCGGCTCGCCGATCAACCCGATCGCGGTGCTCTAGGCGGCCGGCAGTCCGCCGAACGTGTAAGCCAATAAGAACAGAGAGGTTCTGACATGACCGCAGTGAAGAAGGTCGCGATCGCCGGAAGCGGCGTCGCGGGCCTGGCGACCGCCATCCAGCTCGCCAAGGCAGGAGTCGACGTCGACGTGTTCGAATCGAAGCCTGAGTTGAGTGCACTCGGCTCGGGCATCACCCTGCAGGGCAACGCGCTGCGGGCTTTCGGCGCGCTCGGCGTCTGGGACGACGTTCAGGCCCAGGGCTACTTCTTCGAAGGGCTGACCATTCGTGCGCCCGGGCCCGATGCTCCCGCCGTCGCCGAACTCCCCGAAGTGAGGACGGGCGGCCCCGAGTTTCCGGCCGCAGGCGGAATGTACCGTCCCGACCTGGCCCGCATCCTGCTCGAACACGCGCAGGCCGCGGGAGCGCGCGTGCGGTTCGGCGCAACCGTCACTGCGGTCACCGAGTCGGTGGCGGGTATCGAGGTGGAGGTCGACGGCGCATCCGAAGGCATCTACGACCTGCTGGTCGGTGCGGACGGACTCAACTCGTCCGTGCGCGACCTGATCGGCATCGAGACGAAACCCCAGCCGACCGGCATGGGCATCTGGCGGTCGTTCGTCTCCCGGCCCGCCGAGGTCGAGCACAGTGAGTTGTATTACGGCGGCCCGGTCTACATCGCGGGGTACACCCCGACGGGCGAGGACACGATGTACGCCTACCTGGTCGAGCCGGCGCAGGACCGAAGCGGGCTCAGCGATGAGCAGGCCGTGGCGATCATGCTCGAGGAGTCGGCCGCGTACGGCGGCCCATGGAACAGCATCCGCGCCGACCTCGAAGCCGGCGCCCACGTCAACTACACCTGGTTCACGAAGCACCTGGTGCCGGCGCCGTGGAATCGCGGTCGCGCCGTCATCATCGGCGACGCCGCTCACAGCTGCCCTCCGACCATCGCACAGGGGGCGGCGCAAGCTCTCGAGGACGCCCTCGTGCTCACCGAACTGCTCACGCGAGCGGATGCCCTCGATTCGGCTGTGTGGGATGAATTTCACGCGCGCAGGCTGCCGCGCGCACAGGCGGTCGTGGATGCATCGGTGCAGCTGGGCCAGTGGCAGATCGATCACGACCGCGAGGCCGATGCTCCTGGGCTCATCTTCGGGATCGCGCGGCAGATGGCGGAGCCGGCATGAGGATCGCCCGGTGGGATGCCGACGGGATCCTCGCCGAAGGGTTCGTCGTCGGTGACGGAGTGGTGCCGTTCCCGGATGGACTGACGGTCGCCGACGTGCTCGCGCGCGGGTTGGCGGATGCTCACCAGCTCTTCGACGAGGTTAGGGACGCCGACGGAACCCCGCTCAGCGACGTGCAGTTGCTCGCGCCGCTCGTGCCCGCGGCGATCCGCGACTTCGTCGCTTTCGAGGAGCACGTCGAAGGCATCAGCGCGTCGGTCGACGGGAAGAGCGAGGTGGTGCCGGAGTGGTACCAGGCGCCGACGTTCTACTTCACGAACCCCCACACGGTGCTCGGCCCGAACGATCGGGTGAACCCACCGGTGACGGAACGTCTGGATTTCGAACTCGAGGTGGCCGCCGTCCTGGGTCGCGCATCCGGAATCGGCGAGTCCAATCTGACGGCCGCCGACGCGGCATCGGTGATCTTCGGCTACACGATCATGAACGACTGGTCCGCGCGGGACGTTCAGTCGCGCGAGATGAAGGTGCGGCTCGGCCCCGCCAAAGGCAAGGACTTCGGCACCAGTCTCGGCCCGTGGATCGTGACCGCCGATGAATTCGCGCCGTGTGTCGACGCCGAAAGTTTCCTCGCCATCCGTGCCGAGGTCTTCGTCAACGATGAACTGATCGGCCACGACCTCGTGTCGAACATGGGGTGGCCGTTCGGCGAACTCGTCGCGTACGCCTCACGGAACTCCCGCGTCGTGCCCGGCGACGTGCTCGGGTCGGGAACGACCGGCAACGGTGGCTGCCTCGCCGAGTTGTGGGGTCGGCGCGGCGAGCTGACTCCGCCGCCGCTCGCAGAAGGCGACGTGGTGCGGATGGTCGTGGAGGGCATCGGCGAACTCGTCGGCATCGTCGGTGCATCCGTTCCCGCACCCGAGCTGCCGTCGGCGCGCGTACGCAGCCGGGCGCGAACGCGAGAGGATCGGGTCGCGCCATGACCCGTGACACAGGGCTCGAAGGAGCGACGGTCGTCGTCACCGGTGCCGCGCGGGGGCAAGGCGAGGCGGAGGCGCGGCTGCTCGCTGAGCTCGGCGCGCACGTGATCGCGACCGATGTGCGCGACCCGGCGGCCGGTGCGCTCACCGGCATCGAATTCCGCCACCTCGACATCACCGACGAAGGGGAGTGGGCCGTATTGGCTGCGGAACTCACGGCGGCGCTCGCGGGTGCGCCGCTGCGTGGGCTCATCAACAACGCGGGAGTCACCCACCGCGCCGGCATCGATCAGACCGAGCGGGCCGACTGGGACCGCGTGATCGCCGTCAACCTGACTGGGCCGATGCTCGGGATGCGCGCGCTCGCGCCGCTCATGGCTCAGGGTTCGTCGATCGTGAACATCGGGTCCGTCGCCGGGCTCACGGCGCACTACACGGCCGCCTATACAGCATCCAAGTGGGGTCTTCGCGGGCTCTCTCGCGTCGCCGCAACCGAATACGGTCCGCGCGGAATCCGAGTGAACACGATCCATCCCGGTTTCATCGAGACGGACATGACCGCGAACGCGCCCTCCGCGATGCGGGCATCCCAACTCGAGCTCACGCCGCTGGAGCGCCTCGGAGAGTCAGCGGATGTCGCCGGTCTCGCGGTGTTCCTGCTGTCGGATGCGGCGGCCTACATCTCCGGCGCCGACATCCCTGTCGACGGGGGATTCACCTCGTCGGCGGGCACCAAATACATGGCCGATCGCATCGCTGCAGAGCGTGCGGGCGGATCTGCGCAATAGAAGAGAAGGAACCTCCGATGTTCATGTACTTCCCTACCAACTACGTGTGGAGCCTCGCCGTCGTGGCGACCCTCAACAACGGTGGCTACATCGACGAGGTCGATCGGGCGTGCAAACCGGTTCTGCTCGCATCGCAGAACGGCGACGACGCGGGAACGGCGGAACTCTACGCGGCGTGGGCGGCCGTCGCTGACCGGCTGGTCGCGAAGGCCCAGGATGACGAAGCCCGCGGTCGGCGCATCGGCGCGGGTGAGACGTACTATCGCGCTTCGCTCTACACGTCGCAGTCGGAGCGGCTTCAGTCGCCGCGGTGGGAGGGGCGTAACGCGGCCTACCAGAAGTCGATCGACCTGCTCCTCAAGCATGTGGAGCTGAGCGGGATCCCACTGACCCGCGTCGAGATCCCCTATGAGGACTCGTCGTTGCCCGGCTACTTCTACCGCGCACCGGGCGACGGGCCGCACCCGGTGATAATCCAATGGAACGGCCTCGACTCGACCAAGGAGATGATGTACTACTCCGGCTTCCCGGCCATGCTCGCCGAGCGCGGAATCTCGACGCTCATGATCGACACTCCCGGCTCGGGGGAAGCGCTGCGCCTCCGCGGCTTGACCGCCCGCTACGACACGGAAGCCTGGGCGTCTGCCATCGTGGACTGGATCGAAGAGAACGCGGCCGACCTCGACGCGGACCCCGATCAGATCGGGATCGTGGGCTGGTCCCTCGGCGGCTATTACGCGCCGCGGGCTGCGGCCTTTGAGAAGCGACTCAAGCTCGCTGTCGCATGGGGCGCCAACCACGACTGGGCGGCTGTGCAGGAGGCGCGGCGCAATCGTGAGGGCGAGAACCCTGTACCGCACTACTGGGACCACGTGTTCTGGGTCTGGGGTGTCGACAACATGAACGAGTTCATCGAGAAGACCAGCCACATGCACCTCAACGGCGTCGCCGACAAGATCACCGTTCCACTCCTGATCACTCACGGGGCCGGCGACCGGCAGATCCCGGTGAAATACGCTCACGAGACCTACGATCAGGCCGTCAACAGCGCGGGGCGGGAGTTACGGATCTTCGACGATCCAGAAGGCGGCACCGAGCACATCTCGATCGACAACATGCCCTACGTCGCGGGGATCATCGCCGACTGGGTCGCAGAGACGTTCTCGTCGTTGTCGGCGGCCGACACGGACGCTGTGGCGTAACGGCGATGTCCCCGGGCCGCTTGGAAGGCAAGATCGCCGTCATCACGGGGACCGCCGGCGGCCAGGGGCGCGCGGCCGCACTGCTGTTCGCGCGTGAGGGCGCGACGGTCATCGGATGCGACCTCAACGTCAGCGGGAGCATCGAGACCCTCGCGATGGTCGAAGAGGCCGGCGGTTCGATGCAGAGCACGCATCCGCTGGATCTGACCGACGATCACGCGGTCGCGGCCTGGATCTCGGCGATCGGCGTCGCGCACGGCCGGATCGACATCCTCTATGCGAACGCGGGCGCGACGAAGTTCGCCCCCGTCGATCAGACGACCGCCGCCGAGTGGTCCTGGGTTCTGCGGCACGAACTGGACATCGTCTTTCTGCCGGTGATGCGGGCGTGGCCCTACCTGAAGCAGTCGGCGGGAGTGGTCGTGCTCGTCGGTTCGACGGCCGGCATCTCCGGGTCGATGACCAACACCCGAATCGCGCACACCGCGACCAAGGGGGGAGTTGTCGCGATGACGAAACAGCTCGCGGCTGAGGGTGCGCCCTTCGGGATCCGGGTCAACTGCGTCAGCCCGGGAATGATCCGCACCCCGGCGACCGAGGGCGACCTGCTCGCTGCCGATCATCCAATGCGGACAATCGAGTCATCGATTCCGCTTCGCCGGATCGGGCGCCCGGAGGAGGTCGCGGCGTGCGCACTCTTCCTGGCGAGCGACGACGCCTCATACGTCACCGGTGCGAACCTCATGGTCGACGGGGGCTGGTCGGCTGTCCTTCCGGGGTAGCCACGGGACAGCCTTCTCAAGCCGCCGCAACTCGGCATCCGCATCGCCAACCGATAGATACAGCTCTTGGAAGCGTTGGTCGCCCCGCACAGTGATTCCGAGCGCCTCACCACGCCCGGAGTAGTTCCAGAAATGACGCTCGCCGTTGAGATGGAAGGTCCCACACACCTTCCCCAGGAAGTCGAGCCCTGGGCCACGCCAACCGATTGGAATTCGGAACGGATTTCGCTCCACCCGCGCGGCAGTAATGCTCTCCAGGGGAACGACAACCGCTCTACGGCAACACCACAACCGGTCAAGCCCCCGCGGTTTGACCGTCAGAGTGTCAGAGCTGATTTCCAAGAGCGTCCTATCGGACATCGATAGCCTCGCGTTCTCGGTATTGGTCTAGGTTCGGGCTCACCGTGCATTAGGAGAAGACGCGGCGGGCTCCGATTCATTACGCGGCGGCCTCGCATCACGGTGGGCCATGAGAAGGGACCCAGGCGATAGATCCCGCACTGTCGAGCTTCCTGCTGCGCTGAAACTCAGGCAAAGGATCCCGCGGACACGTAATGAACACATCAGATGCGCGTCCCTCTTAGTGGATGTGCGCCGCGTGGTTCCAGGTCGCCGCGCAGTTAGGAGTTGCTCATGAAGAAACACAGAGATGCCGAGGGGCTGATTTCGTGCCGGTCGTGCGATCGTCGCATGTCGCCTCGACAGTGCTCAGCGAACTTTCGAATGAGACGTCGGCCAATTTGGTCTGCCAAAGCACGTCGAATTGGATCGAGGACGTGGTGAACCTTTGAAGCTCTGGGATCGCGTACTGCGCTTCTGTCGCCACAACTGGGAATGGTGGGTTGGCGGGAACGAGGGCGGCTCAGGCAACGTGCGCCGCTGCACCCGCTGCGGTATCGAGCTTCCAGAACAATAGGGAGCCGGAATCGAATCTGAAATGGGGACACGTCGGGCCGGCCATTCGTCATCGTCACCCGACGTTCGGGGCCTCACTGAGCCATTCGATCGCCGCGTCGCGGAAGTGCCGCGACGTCGGCGCGTTGAAATGGTGCCGATCCGGGATGGTGAAGAAGTGACCTCGGGACGCGGCGTGAGCGAGGCGTCGTGAACGTTCGACGATCGCATCCTCGCTTCCGGTCGCGAACAGGATGGGTTGGCTCGGCGCGTGAGCCGGCGACGGTTCGGGGCCCCCTCGCATCCCGTTGACCAGGGCGACCAATGCCCGAAGGTCGTTGTTCGGCATCGCCGACGCCATCGTGAGGTAGGCGTTCGTGATCCGGTCGGTCACGGGCTCACCCGTGTCGAGGAAGTCGAGCGCCTGGTCGGTGCGGAATCGGGTGAGCGGCTGACCGTCCGGTATTCCGCCCAGCACGGCCCGCGTGATCCGGTCGGGCGCGTCGAGGGCGACCTGCCAGCCGACACGCGCCCCGAGTGAATAGCCGACATAGTGAGCCTCGTCGATCAGGTAGGTGTCGAGCACGTTCAGGATGTCCTGCACGAGCCGGTCGAGGTTGTAAAGGGCCGGATCGTGCGGTTTGTCGCTCGCCCCGTGACCTCGCTGGTCGACGCCGATCACGTGGAAGCCCGCTCGGGTCAGATCGCGGGTCCACCCGGTGCGCATGAAGTTGAGGATCGCGCTGGATGCGAACCCGTGAACGGCGAGCACGGTGGGAGCATCCGGGTCGCCCCACTCGTAGGTGGCGAGTTTGAGCCCGTCCGATGACATGACCACGTGTGCGGGTGGCGGCTCAGGCAGTTTCACGATTCATAGTCTGCCCATAGACGAGCAGCTGGAGCAGTAGCAGGAGACGGTGTTCGATTTCGAGTGGGGCAACAGGTACCGTTTGGGCACGGGTCGCACAGCGTCGGGCAACGCGGATCCGTCGCGCCTTGCTGTCGCAGCCTGGATCCGGCCCGCTGAGCCCGTTGGGCGAGCCGGGACTCGCAGTCGACCTCGCGCGGGTGAGCCAGACCCTTCCGGACTCCAGTAACCCGGCCAACGACATGGGGATCATCGGTCTCGCGAGCTCCCTGCCCTCGTCGGTCGTGCCCGCGCTGCTGCTGATCGGGGCCACGGTCGCGAACCCGCAGAACTTCCCCGCGCTCTTCATCACCGGAGCGATCGCTGCCGCTATCGGAGCGCTGCTGATCATCCCGATCCGCGGAGTGAAGTAGGGAACTGCTCGCCGGGCCCATCCGGCTTGCGCCCGTCTCACCGACGGCATAGCATCGCAGAAACCGACCACTCGACGGTTTTCCGCATTTCTTTGCTCGATGGAGACGCTTCGCGATGACCGACCTGCTCACGCGCACGCCGTCAGCCGTGCGCGCCGTGCTCCGGAGTCCGCTCTACCGCGGTTCGACCGTCGCGCTGTTCCTCTCCGGGCTCGGAACCTCGGCAGCGGCGCCGCAGATCGCGCAGTTCCTGGTCAAGGATCTCGGGGCGTCGCTCACGGTCGCAGGCCTGTACTACCTCACCAACCTCACGGCGCCGATCGCCGGCTATCTGATCGGACGCCGGTCCGACCGCACCGGTCGCAGACTCGGCCTCTTCCGGTTGAGCGCTGCGGCCGGTGCTCTCGGCTGGTTCGCCATCGCCTTCTCCGGTCAGCTCTGGATGCCGTTCGTCATCAGCGCCGTCATCCTGGGCTTCGCCGGCGCCGCGGCGTCGCAGCTCTTCGCCGCGATCCACGACGAGCTCGCGGCCTCGCCGACGCCGGCCGGAGACGGTGTCGTCTCGATCGTTCGCATGGCTCTGACGTTCGGGTGGGTGATCGGCCCGGTCGCCGGATCGTACCTCGCTGCACAGACCAGCCTCCGTGTGATGCTGATCGCGACCGCCGTCTGCACCCTCGCCCAGATCATCCCCCTCGGAAGGCTGCGTGAGGGAGCAGGGGCAGCGCCCGCCACCGAGCATGAGGGTCCGGCCGCACGCGCGCACGTGCCTGTGCGGGCGATGGTCCCGCTTCTCGCGTTCACCGGGCTGTATATCCTCGTCTACGCC
It encodes the following:
- a CDS encoding ROK family protein — encoded protein: MARDSALRFGAQTDEVMSLLRVVNLVRTGEAETRPEIGRLTGLGRGVVTQRVEAAIEMGFLEDGEFGPSSGGRAPRTLRFRSDQATIVICALGALHIRVGLSTLDGEVFAEAHREWDIGRGPAETIDMSLGMIDQLLAEHPSGPVWAVSVGVPGPVDFESGSPVAPPIMPGWNGFDVRRRFEQRFDVPVWVDNDVNLLALTERSHRRDDAIDLIYCKVGSGIGAGLVSHGRIHRGANGAAGDIGHVRVRDSETPCRCGKVGCLEAEASGWAIVRDATRALDEGAVGILAGLVARGELITPEAVSIAAVDGDALAISLVQRSARLIGESIAALVNMFNPAVIVIGGAVSAAGEIFLAEVRQRVYELSLPLATRDLSIVRSVGDEREPLRGGAELAIEELFEVTFPRWFASGRPTIEGVKAPV
- a CDS encoding VOC family protein, producing MIKLLSHLSYVEITSPDVEASVRFYEEQVGLTVVDRIGGSAYLRCWGDYYAYSVVVTPGDEPSLATMAWRTTSAEALDEAAKRIEEAGIAGEWLDDVPQIGRAYRFTGPWGHSMTLHWDVTRHQAPGHVASIYPDRPEKRSRVAGAPRQLDHVTIATSDVDAFAAWYNDVLGFRIMARTVLDEAPISIFSVLTTNEKSHDLGVVLDGSTRAGRVNHYAFWVDTYEELLIAADTLMENGVPIEYGPSIHGIGEQTFLYYREPSTLRIELNTGGYRNYVPDWQPNTWKPSLGSSNFYRNGAMPMSMTESFPAADGPSATEEGVPDEIKEALLNPYAVQGRG
- a CDS encoding cyclase family protein, whose product is MTTPSELPGDLDRQDPEGEIRARAEAYRNWGRWGDDDVLGTLNFIDDAKRAAAAGLVSDGITVSLAQPFDMNGPQKGWRRRTNPVHTMLDTGTDAERGNQGFPHGLGGADDVIAMPLQCSTQWDGLGHIFDHGYAWNGRRAGEVVTSDGDLITGIEHAASVVVSRGVLLDLGRHLFPGTGELPDGYAITAADLRSCVEAQGPTSQVGTGDIVLVRTGQYARARRDGWGDYAGGQAPGLSLSTAGWLHDTEIAAIATDTWGFEVRPNEFDVPAFQPLHQVVIPNIGLTIGEMWDLELLATTCERLGRYEFLLSAPPLPITYAVGSPINPIAVL
- a CDS encoding FAD-dependent monooxygenase gives rise to the protein MTAVKKVAIAGSGVAGLATAIQLAKAGVDVDVFESKPELSALGSGITLQGNALRAFGALGVWDDVQAQGYFFEGLTIRAPGPDAPAVAELPEVRTGGPEFPAAGGMYRPDLARILLEHAQAAGARVRFGATVTAVTESVAGIEVEVDGASEGIYDLLVGADGLNSSVRDLIGIETKPQPTGMGIWRSFVSRPAEVEHSELYYGGPVYIAGYTPTGEDTMYAYLVEPAQDRSGLSDEQAVAIMLEESAAYGGPWNSIRADLEAGAHVNYTWFTKHLVPAPWNRGRAVIIGDAAHSCPPTIAQGAAQALEDALVLTELLTRADALDSAVWDEFHARRLPRAQAVVDASVQLGQWQIDHDREADAPGLIFGIARQMAEPA
- a CDS encoding fumarylacetoacetate hydrolase family protein, whose protein sequence is MRIARWDADGILAEGFVVGDGVVPFPDGLTVADVLARGLADAHQLFDEVRDADGTPLSDVQLLAPLVPAAIRDFVAFEEHVEGISASVDGKSEVVPEWYQAPTFYFTNPHTVLGPNDRVNPPVTERLDFELEVAAVLGRASGIGESNLTAADAASVIFGYTIMNDWSARDVQSREMKVRLGPAKGKDFGTSLGPWIVTADEFAPCVDAESFLAIRAEVFVNDELIGHDLVSNMGWPFGELVAYASRNSRVVPGDVLGSGTTGNGGCLAELWGRRGELTPPPLAEGDVVRMVVEGIGELVGIVGASVPAPELPSARVRSRARTREDRVAP
- a CDS encoding SDR family NAD(P)-dependent oxidoreductase, which codes for MTRDTGLEGATVVVTGAARGQGEAEARLLAELGAHVIATDVRDPAAGALTGIEFRHLDITDEGEWAVLAAELTAALAGAPLRGLINNAGVTHRAGIDQTERADWDRVIAVNLTGPMLGMRALAPLMAQGSSIVNIGSVAGLTAHYTAAYTASKWGLRGLSRVAATEYGPRGIRVNTIHPGFIETDMTANAPSAMRASQLELTPLERLGESADVAGLAVFLLSDAAAYISGADIPVDGGFTSSAGTKYMADRIAAERAGGSAQ
- a CDS encoding alpha/beta hydrolase family protein; the protein is MFMYFPTNYVWSLAVVATLNNGGYIDEVDRACKPVLLASQNGDDAGTAELYAAWAAVADRLVAKAQDDEARGRRIGAGETYYRASLYTSQSERLQSPRWEGRNAAYQKSIDLLLKHVELSGIPLTRVEIPYEDSSLPGYFYRAPGDGPHPVIIQWNGLDSTKEMMYYSGFPAMLAERGISTLMIDTPGSGEALRLRGLTARYDTEAWASAIVDWIEENAADLDADPDQIGIVGWSLGGYYAPRAAAFEKRLKLAVAWGANHDWAAVQEARRNREGENPVPHYWDHVFWVWGVDNMNEFIEKTSHMHLNGVADKITVPLLITHGAGDRQIPVKYAHETYDQAVNSAGRELRIFDDPEGGTEHISIDNMPYVAGIIADWVAETFSSLSAADTDAVA